Proteins encoded together in one Raphanus sativus cultivar WK10039 unplaced genomic scaffold, ASM80110v3 Scaffold0181, whole genome shotgun sequence window:
- the LOC108845889 gene encoding protein transport protein yos1, giving the protein MGFWTLMEGLLLFANALAILNEDRFLAPKGWTLAELHQTGKRNSLKGQIVGLIHACQYMRLPLMLFNLIVIVFKLFSG; this is encoded by the coding sequence ATGGGGTTCTGGACACTGATGGAAGGACTGCTGCTATTTGCAAACGCACTTGCTATCCTCAACGAAGACCGTTTTCTAGCTCCAAAAGGATGGACACTCGCCGAGCTACACCAAACCGGCAAAAGAAACTCTCTCAAAGGCCAAATCGTTGGTCTCATCCACGCCTGCCAGTACATGAGGCTTCCCCTCATGCTCTTCAACTTAATTGTCATCGTCTTTAAACTCTTCTCCGGTTAA